A single window of Plasmodium reichenowi strain SY57 chromosome 14, whole genome shotgun sequence DNA harbors:
- a CDS encoding cytochrome c oxidase assembly protein, putative — translation MGFNKIFPNIFVGNILKHGYKKRLIYIDKRRFNTFNKLSRSEESYVIKKAEKCMNYVKEGYELKVGMWLSTCSLLILGMISIGGYTRLTESGLSITHWKFRGIKYPRNEEAWIKEFDKYKNTPEYKEVHYNMTLDEYKKIFFNEWLHRTFGRAIGLFFLSGASFFLYKNALKKNMIKKLSFVFLLGGFQGVVGWWMVKSGFDKPTTENKTPRVSPYRLVFHLFCASAMYSYIFLNSLTLIELGKMRKLFAKSQIPTWPEFLRNELMHEMYEKRNVTKNMKFGILAFTLLVLSNIMYGGFVAGNDAGYAYNTWPKMIDKFVPDDVMNFIKSKKKKYSQLFENTAIVQFNHRMLGYLIVLNSFLLYYYSKSLALSKKTKRLFSLLPLITTTQLITGIHVLVHHVPIHVALVHQFGGFCILSTLLHLIKKTFK, via the coding sequence ATGGGATTTAATAAGATTTTTcctaatatatttgtaggtaatatattaaagcATGGGTATAAGAAAAGGTTAATCTATATAGATAAAAGAAGGTTCAATACCTTTAACAAATTAAGTAGATCGGAAGAATCTTATGTTATAAAGAAGGCAGAAAAATGTATGAACTATGTTAAAGAGGGATATGAATTAAAGGTTGGTATGTGGTTAAGTACATGTAgtttattaatattagGGATGATAAGTATAGGTGGATATACAAGATTAACAGAGAGTGGTTTATCGATAACTCATTGGAAATTTCGTGGTATAAAATACCCAAGAAATGAAGAAGCATGGATTAAAGaatttgataaatataaaaatacacCTGAATATAAGGAGGtacattataatatgacATTAGATgaatataagaaaatattttttaatgaatGGTTACATAGAACATTTGGACGTGCTATTGgtctattttttttaagtggtgctagtttttttttatataaaaatgctttaaaaaaaaatatgataaaaaagTTATCATTTGTATTCCTATTAGGTGGATTTCAAGGTGTAGTAGGTTGGTGGATGGTAAAAAGTGGATTTGATAAACCTACAACAGAAAATAAAACACCAAGAGTGTCTCCATATAGATTGgtttttcatcttttttgTGCATCAGCAATGTAtagttatatttttcttaattcTTTAACATTAATTGAACTAGGAAAAATGAGAAAACTTTTTGCAAAAAGTCAAATACCTACTTGGCCAGAATTTTTAAGAAATGAATTAATGCATGAAATGtatgaaaaaagaaatgtaacaaaaaatatgaaatttGGAATACTTGCTTTTACACTTTTGGTTTTATCTAATATTATGTATGGTGGATTTGTTGCTGGTAATGATGCAGGATATGCATATAATACATGGCCAAAAATGATAGATAAATTTGTTCCTGATGATGTTAtgaattttattaaaagtaaaaagaaaaaatattctcAATTATTTGAAAATACTGCAATAGTACAATTTAATCATCGAATGCTTGGCTATTTAATTGTTTTAAACAgtttcttattatattactATTCCAAATCATTAGCTTTAAGTAAAAAGACAAAAAGACTCTTTTCCTTATTACCACTTATTACAACCACTCAATTGATAACAGGTATACATGTCTTGGTTCATCATGTACCTATCCACGTAGCTCTTGTCCATCAATTTGGAGGTTTCTGTATTTTATCAACCCTCCTACATTTGATAAAAAAGACGTTTAAATAA
- a CDS encoding mitochondrial acidic protein MAM33, putative codes for MNSLLRNTLNSSKGKIFTKYLNNSFNKVANLNSRKVSNFTKYGKCVQRVDKNFNTINKRSFSSSEAQKLSEVVKAEVQHEKSNYEAPDNIKRFLQTSGWKFEEQEGDVNMVLTKNVDGMKIIIDFQLVSPFQAEGENEAQAEMTDFSVTVEKPNQNGGITFYCTTLQNDEKFRYMIGNVKYYKNEEGKNSVSAYNGPEFEDLDDSLQTSLDEWLANLGVDSELCDFIDSCSIDKEQREYMSWLQNISNFIEA; via the coding sequence atgaattcTCTTTTAAGAAACACTTTAAATTCTTCCAAGGGTAAAATTTTTACCAAGTATTTGAACAATTCCTTTAATAAGGTAGCTAATTTAAATAGTAGAAAGGTTTCTAACTTTACAAAGTATGGAAAATGTGTACAGAGAGTTGACAAAAATTTCAACACAATTAACAAGAGGAGCTTTTCTTCAAGTGAAGCACAAAAATTATCGGAAGTTGTAAAAGCTGAAGTACAACATGAAAAGTCCAATTATGAAGCTCcagataatataaagagGTTTCTACAAACTTCAGGATGGAAATTTGAAGAACAAGAAGGAGATGTAAATATGGTATTAACCAAAAATGTTGATGGaatgaaaattattattgaCTTTCAACTTGTTTCTCCATTTCAAGCAGAAGGAGAAAATGAAGCTCAAGCCGAAATGACAGATTTTTCTGTAACTGTTGAAAAACCAAATCAAAACGGAGGTATAACATTTTATTGTACAACTTTacaaaatgatgaaaaatttAGATATATGATAGGAAATGTAAAATACTATAAGAATGAAGAAGGAAAAAATTCTGTATCAGCTTATAATGGACCCGAATTTGAAGACTTAGATGATTCTCTACAAACATCTCTTGATGAATGGTTAGCTAATTTAGGAGTAGATTCAGAATTATGTGATTTCATTGATTCCTGCAGTATAGACAAGGAACAAAGAGAATATATGTCATGGttacaaaatatttcaaattTTATTGAAGCttaa
- a CDS encoding methionine aminopeptidase 2, putative: MNKNNNKGSVKKNNNSKKKTSTNINNVNNISSIKNIKNEQNMKNGDVNDEIATTSSSNHVNMVLNENDEGIKDVKVVNNINIDNKREDNNVRINVQAEETLNNDSKNKEAENKINIKNNKSNQSNQSNKKTKNKNNNKNNNNNNNNNSTSNKKNSKNKKKVDKLDLILNEFKNDIKNEKGENNQNDNMLLNGAIETNNNNNNNNGNNRIHFDQEEIKEIKKKIILKEHVLEEQDNSSIRLLKNWPQLEKTYQTNPPCIPIDMIYGKDGKYPVGEILEYNNYDLSGQSLQEKKEREKLSIDYYEDLRKAAECHRQVRKHMQAFIKPGKKMIDIAQETERKTKELILAQKLKCGWGFPTGCSLNHCAAHYTPNYGDETVLKYDDVCKLDFGVHVNGYIIDCAFTIAFNEKYDNLIKATQDGTNTGIKEAGIDARMCDIGEAIQEAIESYEIELNQKIYPIKAISNLRGHSINKYIIHGGKCVPIVRQKEKNEIMEEGELFAIETFASTGKGYVNHENECSHYMRNPEKQFVPIRLNSAKTLLKVINDNFDTLPFCNRWLDDLGQTRHFMALKTLIDLNIVEPYPPLCDIKNSFTSQMEHTILLRPTCKEVLSRGPDF; encoded by the coding sequence atgaataaGAACAACAATAAAGGTAgtgttaaaaaaaacaataattccaagaaaaaaacaagcacaaatataaacaatGTGAACAATATAAGtagtataaaaaatataaagaatgaACAGAATATGAAAAACGGAGATGTAAATGATGAAATTGCTACTACTAGTAGTAGTAACCATGTTAATATGGTGTTGaatgaaaatgatgaagGGATAAAAGATGTTAAAGttgttaataatataaatatagataaCAAAAGAgaagataataatgttAGAATAAATGTACAAGCAGAAGAAACTCTTAATAATGatagtaaaaataaagaagctgaaaataaaatcaatataaagaataataaatcGAACCAGTCGAACCAATCGAACAAGAAGACGAAGAACAAGAACaacaacaaaaataataataataataataataataatagtacatcaaataaaaaaaactcCAAGAACAAGAAAAAAGTAGATAAATTagatttaatattaaatgaatttaaaaatgatataaaaaatgaaaaggGAGAAAACAACCAAAACGACAATATGTTATTAAACGGTGCTATAGAAAcaaataacaataataataataataatggtaATAATAGAATCCATTTTGATcaagaagaaataaaagaaattaaaaagaagataatattaaaagaacaTGTGTTAGAAGAACAAGATAATAGTTCTATTAGATTGTTAAAGAATTGGCCCCAACTAGAAAAAACGTATCAGACGAATCCCCCATGTATCCCTATAGATATGATATATGGAAAGGATGGGAAATATCCAGTAGGAGAAATTttagaatataataattatgatttGAGTGGACAATCTttacaagaaaaaaaagaaagagaAAAATTAAGTATTGATTATTATGAAGATTTAAGAAAAGCTGCTGAATGTCATAGACAAGTTCGAAAACATATGCAAGCTTTTATAAAACctggaaaaaaaatgattgATATAGCACAAGAAACAGAAAGGAAAACGAAAGAATTAATACTTGCtcaaaaattaaaatgtgGTTGGGGATTTCCTACAGGATGTTCTTTAAATCATTGTGCTGCACACTATACACCAAATTATGGAGATGAAACTGTTTTAAAGTATGATGATGTGTGTAAATTAGATTTTGGTGTTCATGTTAATGGTTATATAATTGATTGTGCTTTTACAATAGcatttaatgaaaaatatgataatttaataaaagcAACACAAGATGGTACAAATACAGGAATTAAAGAAGCTGGTATAGATGCTAGAATGTGTGATATTGGAGAAGCCATACAAGAAGCAATTGAATCTTATGAAATAGAGTtaaatcaaaaaatatatcctATTAAAGCCATAAGTAATTTAAGAGGGCATtcaattaataaatatattatacatgGTGGTAAATGTGTACCCATAGTTAgacaaaaagaaaaaaatgaaattatgGAAGAAGGGGAATTGTTTGCAATAGAAACTTTTGCATCAACTGGTAAAGGATATGTAAATCATGAAAATGAATGTTCACATTATATGAGAAATCCAGAAAAACAATTTGTACCCATAAGATTAAATTCAGCTAAAACTTTACTTAAAGttattaatgataattttGATACACTACCTTTCTGTAATAGATGGTTAGATGATTTAGGACAAACTAGACATTTCATGGCTCTTAAAACCTTAATAGATCTAAATATTGTTGAACCATATCCACCTTTATgtgatataaaaaattctttCACTTCTCAGATGGAGCACACCATATTATTAAGACCAACCTGTAAAGAGGTACTATCTCGTGGTCCCGACTTTtaa
- a CDS encoding mitochondrial import inner membrane translocase subunit TIM17, putative, with protein sequence MLQERDLAREPCPDRIIEDMGGAFGMGCIGGYIWHFLKGARNSPKGDVLSGALYSSRMRAPILGGNFAVWGGTFSCFDCAFQYMRKKEDHWNAIGSGFCTGGVLAMRGGWRSASRNAIVGGVLLAIIEIVSIVLTRKTTPTPRQQFQQQMELEKRMATKNNR encoded by the coding sequence atgctACAAGAAAGAGATTTAGCAAGAGAACCATGCCCCGATAGAATAATTGAAGACATGGGTGGGGCATTTGGTATGGGTTGTATAGGTGGTTATATTTGGCATTTTTTGAAAGGTGCTCGAAATAGTCCGAAGGGTGATGTATTAAGTGGTGCTTTATATAGTAGTCGTATGAGAGCTCCTATATTGGGTGGGAATTTTGCTGTATGGGGAGGAACATTTAGTTGTTTTGATTGTGCTTTTCAATAtatgagaaaaaaagaagatcATTGGAATGCTATAGGAAGTGGATTTTGTACAGGAGGTGTTTTAGCAATGAGAGGAGGATGGAGATCAGCTTCAAGAAATGCTATTGTAGGTGGTGTATTATTAGCTATAATAGAAATTGTTTCGATTGTTCTAACACGTAAAACTACTCCAACACCTAGACAACAATTTCAACAACAAATGGAATTAGAAAAAAGAATGGcaacaaaaaataatagataa
- a CDS encoding hypothetical protein (conserved Plasmodium protein, unknown function) produces the protein MEIINKKDVLVNYLKLCGKHDMVNAVIKYCDEDHGIVFNKHPARNEKKFGTIYDYGVSSKLRGCENLEKLQNSKVFHKEKNISNHLNDIVLESSKRVDDIPKVKCYGRDESSLEELEERRTEKPVKSYYNQRKKKTNLLNKQDNAISEILDDICEVIAPEGKGKFLKFIGENYVYILLENGTYHCYPIHLLKLNRSFLKNNSMFTLKFDYKDMALKHARTLIKSKNKKNYKRPNLIAQDNMFHDNFVDFPKELDYIKDYIIKNDNKYLTSCIKENMVYGVLDNGKCSYNKEFLNCLQNCNDEIKQNIKIKTLNNIYKLENSKNIYIS, from the exons atggaaattataaataaaaaggatgTTCTTGTAAACTATTTAAAGTTGTGTGGTAAGCATGATATGGTTAATGctgtaataaaatattgtGATGAAGATCACGGGATAGTATTCAATAAACACCCTGCTcgaaatgaaaaaaagtTTGGAACAATTTATGATTATGGTGTTTCTTCGAAATTAAGAGGGTGTGAGAATTTAGAAAAATTACAGAACTCAAAGGTATTTCATAAggagaaaaatatttctaaCCATTTAAATGATATCGTTTTGGAAAGTTCAAAACGTGTTGATGATATACCTAAAGTTAAATGTTATGGTAGGGACGAAAGTTCATTAGAGGAGCTGGAAGAAAGGAGGACTGAAAAACCTGTTAAATCTTATTATAAtcaaagaaaaaaaaaaacgaatttattaaataaacaaGACAATGCAATATCAGAAATACTGGATGATATCTGTGAAGTTATAGCACCTGAAGGAAAAGGAAAGTTTCTAAAATTTATTGGTGAAAATTATGTCTACATTTTATTGGAAAAT gGAACTTATCATTGTTATCCAATCCATCTACTCAAGTTGAACCGTTCTTTCTTAAAGAATAATTCCATGTTTACCTTAAAATTTGATTATAAGGATATGGCATTAAAACACGCAAGAACTCTTattaaat ctaaaaataaaaaaaattataaacGCCCCAATTTAATAGCGCAGGATAATATGTTTCACGATAATTTTGTTGATTTCCCAAAAGAGTTggattatataaaagattacataataaaaaatgataataaatatttaacaTCTTGtataaaggaaaatatGGTTTATGGTGTATTAGACAATGGGAAatgttcatataataaagaatttttGAATTGTTTACAAAATTGTAATGATGAg attaaacaaaatattaagataaaaacattgaataatatatacaaattagagaattcaaaaaatatatacatatccTAG
- a CDS encoding hypothetical protein (conserved Plasmodium protein, unknown function), with translation MGNITSEQKKKPLMLHELSTKIGDYRTIYEGDPEMLEDPDFPHKMMTEALNNNNTIDGTSVQGTFVYYPNKRKAKMWIGNYKILNPEDILCANVAEKIGITEMEWKKYIKRKKKNENDEVMKKNGNIGYNENPLEEPSVSLNDIIKKDNNNYNMNTNDNITNNLNRYMKTFNQNKNHPYNISNKNNSNIYASTHESNTKDDILVNQLQNNILSNEKDKEEKKKKSESRNSYIDKLNDEITNIREDQEKIIKQECKNIYKYTKSNYPQMIIPQEDGSFLIENVDPIKYNNKKKLIIQELLNEHENRFQSQVSNLKKKINKKGYTNLSSMSTKDSLGLPHIKNKETNISKRNIYLNRTLVK, from the exons ATGGGAAACATAACAAGcgaacaaaaaaaaaagccGCTCATGTTACATGAGTTAAGTACAAAAATAGGGGACTACCGAACTATATATGAG GGAGATCCTGAAATGTTGGAAGACCCGGATTTTCCTCATAAAATGATGACTGAAGcattaaataataacaacacaa TTGATGGGACATCTGTGCAAGGAACTTTTGTTTATTATCCTAACAAAAGAAAAGCTAAAATGTGGATAGggaattataaaatattaaatcctgaagatatattatgtgCTAATGTTGCAGAAAAAATTGGGATAACAGAAATGGaatggaaaaaatatataaaaaggaaaaagaaaaatgag AATGATGAagtaatgaaaaaaaatggaaatatAGGATATAATGAAAATCCCTTGGAAGAACCATCAGTATCACTAAATgacataataaaaaaagataataataattataacatGAATActaatgataatataacaaataatcTTAATAGATATATGAAAACATTTAACCAAAATAAAAACCAtccatataatatatcGAATAAGAAcaattcaaatatatatgcgTCTACTCACGAATCAAATACTAAAGATGATATTCTAGTTAATcaattacaaaataatatattaagcaacgaaaaagataaagaagaaaaaaagaaaaaatctGAATCAAGAAATAGCTATATtgataaattaaatgatgaaaTTACAAATATCAGAGAAGAccaagaaaaaataattaaacaagagtgtaaaaatatttataaatatacaaagTCCAATTATCCTCAAATGATTATTCCTCAAGAAGATGGATCCTTCTTAATAGAAAATGTAGACCCaataaaatacaataacaaaaaaaaattgatcatccaagaattattaaatgaacATGAAAATAGATTTCAATCTCAAGTATCTAActtaaagaaaaaaataaataaaaaaggatataCCAACTTGTCATCTATGAGTACAAAAGACAGTTTAGGGTTACctcatataaaaaataaagaaacaaatatatcaaaaagaaatatatatttaaatagAACCCTAgtaaaataa
- a CDS encoding ribonuclease H2 subunit B, putative, whose translation MNDDKNVFLFHLFCSSLSEINEKTDGKVTIKNYFFIKLPSISEPSKTVLYHYNEETNELFLLERNYYNPKIETIRYESEKINKNYISLFLNNYTIENDCGYYCYPIDALFVFISIIYNNYTHNTYTSIEDYLIFIIKDNIKLRKDVTKNLLLILKNNVNNIKERLKYVCDELHENNIYYYKPNINKVRKFYNLKCIILFNYIIENKIVFPDYSQCIEQDLLDKYKSYQNNNNNNNNHISSTNFIYTLMKENKRQIHKYNEYKKYVDNYLIEFNKKHYKFNAHNLRTFVWQIIKGFICISLCEQITPQDISDKLKKMKEEETNKKIIQQNETFAKGKKHPLQQTPRNQLMIDSFFKKKVKLK comes from the coding sequence atgaatgatgataaaaatgtgTTTTTATTTCACCTGTTTTGCTCAAGCTTAAGtgaaataaatgaaaaaacGGATGGCAAAGTTactattaaaaattatttctttataaaattaCCAAGTATATCAGAACCTTCAAAAACTGTActttatcattataatgAGGAAAcaaatgaattatttttattagaaagaaattattataatccCAAAATTGAAACAATACGTTATGAAAgtgaaaaaattaataagaattatatatcattatttcTAAATAATTATACTATAGAAAATGATTGTGGATATTACTGCTATCCAATAGATGCCctatttgtatttatatcaataatatataataattatacacATAATACTTATACAAGCATAGAagattatttaatatttattataaaagataatataaaattgaGAAAAGATGTAACAAAAAATTtgttattaattttaaaaaataatgtaaataatataaaggaAAGATTGAAATATGTATGTGATGAATTacatgaaaataatatttattattacaaacCTAACATTAACAAAGTACgtaaattttataatttaaagTGTATTATCTTATTcaattatataatagaaaataaaattgtaTTCCCAGACTATTCCCAATGTATAGAACAAGATCTATTAgacaaatataaatcatatcaaaataataataataataataataatcatatttCTAGTACAAATTTTATCTATACATTaatgaaagaaaataaacgacaaatacataaatataatgaatacaaaaaatatgtagataattatttaatagaATTTAATAAGAAACATTATAAATTCAATGCACATAATTTAAGAACATTCGTTTGGCAAATTATCAAAGGATTTATATGCATATCCCTTTGCGAACAAATTACACCTCAAGATATATCtgataaattaaaaaaaatgaaagaagaagaaactaataaaaaaataatacaacaAAATGAAACATTCGCAAAAGGTAAAAAACATCCTTTACAACAAACCCCAAGAAATCAACTCATGATAgattcattttttaaaaagaaagtCAAGCTGAAATGA